A stretch of DNA from Promicromonospora sukumoe:
CGTGCCCGAGCTCCGTGAGCTCCAGGTGGCGGTCCCCGGTCACGATCACGAGTCCGTCGCGCTCCATGCGCGCGACGGTCTGCGACACCGTCGGCCCGGAGTGCCCCAGGCGCTCCGCGATGCGCGCGCGCAGGGGGGTGATGCCCTCCTCGTCGAGCTCGTAGATCGTCTTGAGGTACATCTCGGTGGTGTCGATCAGATCCGTCACGTCAGCTCCCGTCATGCGCGCAGCCGTCCAGTCGCCCCTGGGCTCGGCGCCCCGGGCGTCGGCCCAGGTTCTAGTCTAGTTCTGTGCCACTGACAATCCCGACACACCTGCTGCCCGCCGACGGCCGTTTCGGCTCAGGACCCTCCAAGGTGCGCCAGGGCCAGGTCGATCATCTCGTGGCGAACGCCCACGTGCTCGGTACCTCACACCGGCAGGCACCCGTGAAAGACCTGGTGCGCCGTATCCGTGAGGGTGTCACGGAGCTGCTCGGCGCGCCCGACGGGTACGAGGTGGCCCTCGGGAACGGCGGCTCGACCGCGTTCTGGGACGTCGCCACGCTCTGCCTCGTGGAGCGCAAGGCGCAGCACGCGTCGTTCGGCGAGTTCGGCGGCAAGTTCGCCACGGCCACGTCGCGCGCGCCCTTCCTCGAGCCGTCCCAGGCGATCACGGCGGAGCCGGGCACGGTGGCCTACCTCCAGCCGGCCGACGACGTCGACACCTACGCCACCCCGCACAACGAGACCTCCACCGGGGCGATGGCGCCCGTGCTGCGCCCGGCCGGCCCGGAGGGCGCCGTCGTCCTGACCGACGCGACGTCCGGCGCCGGCGCGCTGCCGGTGGACCTGAGCCAGACCGACGCCTATTACTTCGCGCCGCAGAAGGCGTTCGCGGCCGACGGCGGCCTGTGGCTCGCCGTGCTGTCCCCCGCGGCGGTCGAGCGAGCCGCCCGGATCGAGGCCTCGGGCCGCTGGGTGCCGGAGTTCCTGTCGCTCACGACGGCGCTCTCCAACTCGCGGCTGGACCAGACGCTCAACACGCCCGCCGTCGCGACCCTGCTGCTGCTGGCCGACCAGGTGGAGTGGCTCCTGGAGCAGGGCGGCCTGAAGTGGTCGGCCGAGCGCTGCGCGACGTCGGCGGAGACCCTCTACTCCTGGGCCGACGCGCGCCCGTGGGCGACGCCGTTCGTGCGGCGCCCGGAGGAGCGGTCCACGGTGGTCGGAACCATCGACCTGGCCGACGAGATCGACGCCGGGCGGGTACTCTCCGAGCTACGCGCCAACGGCGTGCAGGACGTGTTCGCGTACCGGAAGCTCGGGCGCAACCAGCTTCGCGTCGGCATGTTCCCCGCCGTCGAGCCCGACGACGTCGCGGCGCTCACGGAGTGCGTCGACTATCTCGTCGAACGCTTCTGACCAGCCTGATCACGTCCGCAATACCCCTTCGACGGGGACTTCTGCCTATTGTCCGGTACACCAGGAACTCTGTAACGTTTCCGCAACAGAGGGAACCATTCTGAGGGGCTGTTCAACAAGATGCCATTGATCGACCACTTCACCTTCGGGATCGTGACGCCCATCCTGGCGTTCGCGATCTCGTGCACCGGCGCAGCGACGGGTCTTGCGTGCACGTCCCGGGCCCGAGCGGCCTCCGGCGGCGCACGCGCGGCGTGGCTCGTCTTCGGTGCCGTCGCCCTCGGCGGTACCGGGATCTGGGTGATGCATTTTGTCGCCATGCTCGGCTTCTCCGCCTCCGGCGTGACCATTCGGTACAACATCCCCGAAACCCTCCTCAGCGCCGCCATCGCGATCGTCGTGGTCGGCGCAGGCCTGTTCATCACCGAGCTGGGCAAGCGCAAGCTGCCGGCGATGCTCGTCGGCGGCGCACTGGCCGGGGCCGGCGTCGCGGCCATGCACTACATGGGCATGGAAGCCATGGAGATGTCCGCGCAGATCGTCTACAACCCGGTCTACGTCATCGCCTCGGTCGTCATCGCGATCGTGGCCGCCACCGCGGCGCTGTGGTGCACGGTCCACATCCGCGGCACGCTCGCGACCATCGTCGCGACCCTGGTCATGGGGATCGCGGTGACCGGTATGCACTACACCGGCATGGCCGGCGTCTCCGTGGTCAACCCGGTCGACGTCGTCCCGGCGGGCGCCTCCACGATGCAGCTGCTCGTGCCGCTCGTGATGGCCGTCAGCGTCGTGACCTTCCTTCTCATCCTCGGGATCGGCCTGTGGCCCACCGAGGACGAGCTCCGCACCCAGGCCGAGTTCGAGAACCGGCTGAAGGCGCACAGCGAGCAGGGACAGCGGTTCGAGAGCGTGCAGCAGGAGCTGCAGCCGAGCGCCGCACAGTTCGCGCAGACCCACCGCGCGCGCTGACCCCCGCCGCACCGAACGGCCGAGCGCCCGTCCCCCTTCCCCGGGGGCGGGCGCTTCGGCATTCCCACCTGCGGTCTTACCGCCGTCAGAGGGTGGCCGGTGTGACCGCACCCACGTACCGTTAGCAAGGCTAATGATCTAGACTGTTGCGGGTGCCGTCGAGCTCCCGCAGGTCCAGCCGAAGCCCGGCGACCGTCGGGGGCGACCTCCGTGTCGCCCTCACCCGAGTGTCCCGTCGCCTGCGCGCCGAGCGCGGCGAGGCCGACCTCCCCGAGGGGCAGTTCGGGATCCTGACGGTGCTGCACAAGCACGGCGAGATGTCCCCCGGCTCCCTTGCCGAGCACGAGCGCGTGCGTCCGCCGTCGATGACCCGGGCCGTCAACACCCTGGCCGAGCTCGGCCTCGTCGAGAAGGTGGAGCACGCGACCGACAAGCGCCAGGTCGTCGTCCGCCTCACCGCGGCCGGCGAGCGCGAGGTCGCCGAGACCCGGCGTCGGCGCGACGCCTGGCTCACCAAACAGCTGTCCACCCTGACCGTAGAGGAGAGAGAGATCCTTGCAGGTGCCAGCGAGCTCCTGATCCGGATCGCCGCTCGATGAGCGCAACCTTCGCCAGCCTTAAATATCGTAACTATCGTCTCTGGTTCGCCAGCGCTCTCGTCGCCAACATCGGCACCTGGATGCAGCGCGTGGCGCAGGACTGGGTCGTACTGACCGTCCTCACCAACAACTCCGGCGTCGCCGTGGGCATCGTCACCGCGCTGCAGTTCATCCCGCACCTCTTCCTGTCCGCGTGGGCCGGCCTGCTGGCCGACCGCGTCGACCGTCGCAAGCTCCTGATGCTCACGCAGGGCGGCATGGGCGTACTGGGCCTCGGGCTCGGTGCGCTGGTGCTGTCCGGCGCGGCCGAGCTATGGCACGTCTACGTTTTCGCCGGCCTGCTCGGTGTCGTGAGCGCGATCGACGGGCCCGTGCGCCAGACCTTCGTCGCCGAGCTCGTGCCCACCAAGCGGCTCGCGAACGCCGTCGGGCTCAACTCGACGAACTTCAACGCCGCGCGCCTCATCGGCCCCGGCCTGGCGGGCCTGCTCATCGCCGCCGTCGGCACCGGCTGGGTGTTCATCATCAACGGCATCGCGTTCGGGGCCGTGATCCTGGCCCTGACCCGGATGCGCGACCTGCGGGTGCAGCCCACGGCGTCGCGCGCCAAGGGGCAGATCCGCGAGGGCCTGTCCTACATCCGCGGGCGCAGCGACATC
This window harbors:
- the serC gene encoding phosphoserine transaminase; this translates as MTIPTHLLPADGRFGSGPSKVRQGQVDHLVANAHVLGTSHRQAPVKDLVRRIREGVTELLGAPDGYEVALGNGGSTAFWDVATLCLVERKAQHASFGEFGGKFATATSRAPFLEPSQAITAEPGTVAYLQPADDVDTYATPHNETSTGAMAPVLRPAGPEGAVVLTDATSGAGALPVDLSQTDAYYFAPQKAFAADGGLWLAVLSPAAVERAARIEASGRWVPEFLSLTTALSNSRLDQTLNTPAVATLLLLADQVEWLLEQGGLKWSAERCATSAETLYSWADARPWATPFVRRPEERSTVVGTIDLADEIDAGRVLSELRANGVQDVFAYRKLGRNQLRVGMFPAVEPDDVAALTECVDYLVERF
- a CDS encoding MHYT domain-containing protein; its protein translation is MPLIDHFTFGIVTPILAFAISCTGAATGLACTSRARAASGGARAAWLVFGAVALGGTGIWVMHFVAMLGFSASGVTIRYNIPETLLSAAIAIVVVGAGLFITELGKRKLPAMLVGGALAGAGVAAMHYMGMEAMEMSAQIVYNPVYVIASVVIAIVAATAALWCTVHIRGTLATIVATLVMGIAVTGMHYTGMAGVSVVNPVDVVPAGASTMQLLVPLVMAVSVVTFLLILGIGLWPTEDELRTQAEFENRLKAHSEQGQRFESVQQELQPSAAQFAQTHRAR
- a CDS encoding MarR family winged helix-turn-helix transcriptional regulator translates to MSRRLRAERGEADLPEGQFGILTVLHKHGEMSPGSLAEHERVRPPSMTRAVNTLAELGLVEKVEHATDKRQVVVRLTAAGEREVAETRRRRDAWLTKQLSTLTVEEREILAGASELLIRIAAR
- a CDS encoding MFS transporter; this encodes MSATFASLKYRNYRLWFASALVANIGTWMQRVAQDWVVLTVLTNNSGVAVGIVTALQFIPHLFLSAWAGLLADRVDRRKLLMLTQGGMGVLGLGLGALVLSGAAELWHVYVFAGLLGVVSAIDGPVRQTFVAELVPTKRLANAVGLNSTNFNAARLIGPGLAGLLIAAVGTGWVFIINGIAFGAVILALTRMRDLRVQPTASRAKGQIREGLSYIRGRSDIVVIMVVMGVVSTFGLNFQLTSAMMARVEFGRGAGEYGILGSVLAIGSLAGALLAARRERPRVRLVLGAAFAFAIAMGIQAVMPTYVGYLIVCIPVGFASLTMLTSANAAIQLSVAPEMRGRVMSIYMMVLLGTTPLGSPVVGWIGETFGPRYAVLIGAVATLLVAAVATVWAYRTWHVRVRARLSRTHRIPRPYLQVDYPPLADPTPEKQALAA